DNA from Desulfitobacterium chlororespirans DSM 11544:
ACCAGGGATGCTGACCCAACTTGAGTATCAGATGCTCCAAACCCATGTGGACGTTGGTTATGAAATTATTAAAGATTTCAAACTTCCTTGGCAGATCCCTAAAATCATCAGCCAGCACCATGAACGGTTGGATGGCTCAGGCTATCCCAAGGGCCTGACAGCCTCACAGATTTTCCTTGAAAGTAAGATCCTCGCCGTAGCAGATGTTGTCGACGCTATGAATTCACACCGACCTTACAGGCCGGCCCTTGGTATAGAGGCTGCTCTTGAGGAAATCTGCCATTATAAAGGTGAAAAATATGATTCTGAAGTTGTTGAGCATTGCATGAGACTTTTTATCAATAAAGACTTTGACTTTAGTTTCAGCGGTTGACTATCTGCCGCCGAAAAAGCAGGCAATGCCCAATCGCTTCAAAATATCATTTTAAAAAGCAAAGGAGGGATACCACACATGCAGGTCGTAGTATTTAAGCTCAATGATCAGGAGTTCGCTTTCCACATCCAATCAGTAAAAGAAATCATCAAGATAACAACCATAACCCATGTTCCCAATGCCCGGGAGTCTGTCCAAGGAATTATCAATCTCAGAGGAATGGTTACACCGATTATTAACTTAGCAGAGAGATTTGGCTTTAAGGAAAAGCCCACTACTGAGCATTCCCGAATCATTATTCTTAATATTTTCGAAAGCACGGTTGGCGTTATCGTCGATAGCGTCTCCGAAGTCTTGATGTTCAAGGATGAAGATGTACTAGCCCCTGGTGATGAACCGCTGGTCCTTGAAAAATTTATTTATGGCATTGGAATGCTGGACGATCGGTTGCTGATTCTCCTGAAGCCTGAGGAGATTCTCGGCGGAATACCTCAAGTGCTTGAAGCTTGATATCTTGACTCATCTCACCCCGTATTTTGAACACAGCGTCACCTTTAGATGGATTCCAGAAGGGAGAAACATAATGAAAGCTTTACAGAATCTCAGAGTAGGAACCAAAATAATCGCTCTTGTGATGTTAATGGCCATCTTTCTTTCCGTAGTAGGTTACACAGGATATTACAATAATCTGAAGTCCAATGATATTATCAATACCTTGTACACCGACAAGCTTAGATCCATATCTTTGCTTAAAGAAGCCCGGGCAGCTAACCGTAACATTCAAGGCATCTCTTATCGGTTGCTGACAGCCCCTCTCACTCAAACTGAATATCTTGAACTGAAAAACGAGATGGATGCTTTAATCACTCAATTCAATGAAATCTGGACCAATTATAAACAGACCAATCCAGATACCTATGAACAGGATATGTTCCCAACCTTTGATTCAGAGTTGGAACAATATCGAACTGAGCGCGAAGAGGCCCTGGCCATTGCCTCAGCAGGGAATGAGGAGGAAGGATTCCGGTATTTTACAAGGGAAGTCACCCCCCACATGGAGAAACTTAACTCCATCCTGCTGGAAATATCCGATTATAACGATCGGACATCCAAAGAAATGATGGATCAGGCCAATGAAGATTTTAAAAGCTCTACTCGGGTCATCATCATCGTCTTAGCCGCAGCAGTAGTGTTAGCAATCGCCGTTGGCACGTTCATAGGCAGACTTATTTCAGTACCGTTAAACAAAGTCGTAACCAATGTTAATGAGATTGCCCGGGGCAATCTTACCGTTGAAGCGGTCAAGTTGGATACGAAAGATGAAATCGGGATCTTGGCCCAAGCGGTCAATCAAATGGCTGTCAATCTTAAAGACCTAATCAAGCATGTCAGTGTCTCGGCAGAACAAGTGGCTTCTTCATCAGAAGAACTCTCGGCAAGCTCTGAGCAGCAGGCACTTGCCACAAGCCAGGTCGCTACAGCCATTGCTGATGTAGCTGCCGGAACGGAAAAACAATCAATGGCCATTGATGATACGTCCATGGCCATTGAACAGATATCTGCAGCGATTCAGCAAGTAGCCGCCACCAGCAGCGAGGTGGCTGAACAAGCCAGCAATACTTCCCTGGCGGCCCAGGATGGTCAAAAAGTCATCGACCAGGCTATCAAACAAATGAATAGGATTGGTCATGCTACAGACGTCACCCAAGGAGCCGTTGACAAACTGGCCCAGGGCTCCAGAATGATTGGTGAGATAACGGATGTGATATCCGACATTGCCTCCCAGACTAATTTACTGGCCCTTAATGCCGCAATTGAGGCCGCCCGTGCCGGTGAGCAGGGCCGCGGTTTTGCAGTTGTTGCTGAAGAAGTAAGAAAGCTGGCCGAACAATCCTCCAAGGCAGCTAACCAAATTGCAGAGTTAATCAACGAAAATCATCTCAATATCAATAACGCCGTAACCGCCATGCAGACTGGAAACCAGGATGTGAAGCATGGCATCGAAATGGTATCTTCTGTCGGCGCGACGTTTGAGCAAATTGCCGGCTCAATCAACCAATCCGTCAACAGCATCCAGGAAGTATCCGCCAGTGTCGAGGAAATGGCCGGTGGAAGTCAACAGATCGTCAATGCCATCAACCAGATCGACACGATCAGCAAACAAAATCTCAGCCAAAGCCAGACCGTTTCAGCGGCCACCGAAGAACAAAGCGCTTCCGTGGAGCAGATCTCTTCTTCCAGCCAGGCCTTAGCGAAAATGGCCCAGGATCTTCAGCTTGCTGTGAGCAAGTTCAGCGTCTAGGCAGAAAACAAATCAGGCACCCTACGCTTCATTCAGCGTAGGGTGCCTTTACACTCATTTTTCTATCCTCGGAACTCAATTAATTCACCGTCAGGGCCTTGAAAAACAACCCTTTTCCAACCTGTTTCCTGTGGTGTTCTGGGCTCGGGAATATGTGGCTCAGTTGCGACTGGAATCCCTGCGTTTTTAAGCTTTTGATAATCTGCATCAAAATCATCGCTAATGAGACAGAAATGATACCCCCTATTCTCCCTTTCCTGTGTCCATTGTTCAAACTCTAGCACGGTATCGCCCAACTTAAGGTAAACAACCTTTTCGAGGTTTGGTACCCCGGGAACATCGTGTTCATAATATTTTTGGAACCCAAAGTTTTTTTCATAAAAGTCAATGGACTTTTGTCTGTCTTTTACAGAAAATGCAACATGGTCAATTCGTGTAAACATTAATCAATACCTCCTGTACTCAATCTCGAATTTTAATTTGCAACACAACCCAATTGGCAGAACTGGTATTATTGAATCCATGGGTCTCACCATGAGGCGAGAAAATTATATCCTTTTCTTTCAGACGCATTTCTTCATTGTTGATTGTTATGGTACCTTCACCAGAAATTACATAAAAGACTTCATCGATGTCAGAGTGCTTATGGTCAGGTGTTGTTTGCCCAGGGGCATAAAGCAAAAGTCCTGTATCCAGCCTGCCTTCTTTGAATATTGCCTTACGAGCGCTTTTTTCAGTTGTAAAATCAAGAATATCCCCAATATTAATTTTATTCATCACTTATTGCTCCTATCTTTTTGAAATTTAAAATTAGCTTTCAGCTATTATTAACAATTTAAATCCAAATCAAGCTTAAACGTTAATGCTGTACACTCACTATAATAGTGTTACAAACTATTCGCAAGAAGGCACTATTTTGTGCTATACTAACCAAATAGTAAGTATTGAGTATTAATCGGCAGGAGTGATCATAATGCCATGTGATAAATCATGCCCTATTGAGCATACAGTCAACTTGATCGGGCACAAATGGAAGGTGCTTATTCTAAGAAATCTATTCAATAATGGTACACAAAGGTTCAGTGACCTCAGTAAAGGAATCAGCAAAATAAGCCAGAAGATGCTGACACAACAGCTTCGGCAGCTGGAGGTAGATGGGATAATTTATCGAAAAGTTTATCCGGAGGTACCACCAAAGGTCGAATACTCTCTTACGGCGCTTGGAAACTCTTTAAAACCGATTTTGGATGAAATGAATAGTTGGGGAATAGAACATCTAAAACAAAGTCAACTGGACCAGCACAATAATGAATAATTATCGTACCATGTTCATTACGCATCTTAGCATAAGCGAAATAGCTGAACTGTTATCTGTAACAAGTTATCTGCAACAAGTTGTCAGCTTTACAAAATGAAAAGACATTAGCGCATCTTTACCTACCGGTATCAACTCACGCTGATGTCTTTTCATATTTTTTATTTTGAGCAAGCAGATTACCCGTTATCATACAGCCTTTGCCCAAAGCTCCACATGGCATTCAGTTCACAAAATTCAGCGATATAATATATTTCTCCCCAGCCAATTACCTTGTTTTCAGCAGTATAAAGCTTCTGACTAATGACCAGCAGGGGGTGGCCTTCTTCAACATTTAACAAGGTGCATATTTCTCCGGAAGCATTTTTAGCGCAGATTTTCAAATCCTTCTTAATCGAAAACAATGATGTTTTTTTCCCGGCTAACTCGGGGAACGTAGCATACTTAATTTCCCTTTCGACCAAAGGCAGGCCACGGTTGTAAGGCAAATACTTAACATCATACGCGATTGGGGCACCCTCCGCCAAGAGAAGTCTCTTGATGACAATAACATAGCGGTCGTCAGGAATCTGCAACTCATACATCATTTTCGTGCTGGGGGGAACGACATTCACTTCCAACAGTTTACTGGAGGTGGCAGATCCGCCGGCATTATTCATTTCATTAAAGTTCAAAATATATTTGTCTGTTACCGGTTCGCGGACAAAATATCCTTTTCCGGGCGCAGAATAAGTATAGCCTTCCTGTTCCAATAAGGACAGGCTTTTTCTTACCGTCACTCTGCTGATCTGGTACTCTTGGGACAACTCATTTTCAGAGGGGAGCATATCGCCAGGTTTTAATACGCCCATCTGAATCTTTTTTCTTAATTGATCCACTAATTGAATGTACAAAAGTTCTTTCATTGCTAGCTCCTCAAACAACGCATTTGCCGGGACGAGCATTTATTATGCTTCGAACCAATCCAAACATAGTTTCACTCCTTCTGAGGGGTCGACCGTATAGGCATCGGCTCCGATAAAATCGACGCCGTTTTTGACAATTGTCCCCCCCAGAATAATCTTGACCGAATCCCTTAAACCGGCGGCAGTTATCAATTCCACTGTCTCTTTCATGCCCTCCAGCGCAACAATCAGGACGCCGCTTATCCCCACAATCTGGGGCCTAAACTCCTTGATACGTGCGACAAAGGTTTCCGGGGCAACATCAACCCCTAAATCCAGAACTTCAAATCCAGCCATTTTCATCATGCTGCCGAAAACATTTTTCCCAATATCGTGCAAATCACTTTTGGCAGTCCCCAACAAAACTTTGCCAATCTTGCATTTTTTGCTTTCAGTGGTATAGAGATTCATTTCTTCAATCTTCAGCACATTGTTGAAGATGATGCCGGACATGATCAGATCAGCAATGAAATATTCGCCTTTTTCGTAAAGCTCCCCTACCTTTTCTATCCCGGTTTGGATCTGCTTCAGAATAGATAAAGGCTCCAAACCCTGGCTAAGTTCCTCTTTTACCAGCTTCAAAACGGCTTTTTCATCTAATTCTGCCATTGCCTTAATTAATTTGTCATCCATTCCGCTCACCCACTTTCTCACTGCCGATCGACTAAATCAATTAATTTCCGCTCAACAACTTGTTAATACTTGTATTTTATTATAACTTTCTCAATTTATATGGTCAAGTTCTCAGCATAACCCAGGCGAGCTGGAAATAAAGATAAGGGGCCAAAGGCCCCCATACTGTTTGTGATAGTTTTGCTTGCTTCAGTCTGTTTTTACGCCTATCTGTAAACTCCGTATTCTTTCGTAAATTCGAACATTGCTTTGACATTTTCAGGTTTTGCTTCATCAATCAGCGCCCCACTGTCCATCATGAAGCCGCCGTCTTTGCCGCAAACATCAATCAGTTTCTTACAATAATCTTTGACCTCCTGAGGAGTCCCAAAGTATAGTAATGAATTAGGCACATTGCCGGAAATGCAGGCCACATCGCCCAGTATTTCTTTGGCCCTGAACATGTCCACATGTTCAAAGTGGTATAAGACTTTGCCTTTAGGCACGTCTCTTAAAACCTCCAGGCGCGTGTTCATGCTGCCTTCACCGTAAACCATCGGGGTAAGTCCGGCATCAATCAGCCCCATCAATAATTTTCTCAGGCTAGGCCAGTAAAAGGTTTTATATTGCTCATCAGACATGAAATCATCGACCCCTTTATGCAGCCAGATCCAAACAAAGGGGTTGCCCATGGTTTTGGCCGAATTAATGCCTGATTCGATAGCAATCGGGACCATGGCCTCAACGGCCCTCAACAATTCCTCCGGGTGTTTGCGCATATCCATCAGGGCCGGGACTGTGCCGCGCAGGGTATCCGCCACCATGTCAAAGGGGGCAAAGGCAAAAGCGCCCCAGGCGGCCGGAAAGCCTTTTTCCTTCAGTTTCTGACGATACTCAAAGATCGAGCCAAACCAGCGTGCCAGTTCTTCACTGGCTTGCATCAAGGTATTTAAGGATTTCTGCACTTCCGGCAGGGAGAAAGGGTAAAAGGAAGAGAACCATCCCAGCCAAAGGGAATCCCTCATGGAAGACAAATTGCTGAATGCTTCGAGGGCACCGAAAGACCTGGGGATCCACTTGCTCATAATAAAGTTGGTAGGGTCGGAAATCAACTCTTCATATTCGTTGGCTTTCATATATTCCCCCTCGAGGAATTGATACATGCTGTTTGATCTAACCCCATGCCCAGGCCATCTGAACCATTTAAGGTCCAACAATTCCATAACTTTGGCCGGATACAGCAAAACGTTGTCCCAGGCCAAATCCGGGTCAAAATCCGTATAAAGCTTGTCATGGGCTTCAGCTGCTTTAGTATAATCGTTCATGGCCTCTTCAAGGGTTACCCCATAATGGTAAAATGGGAAAGCCTGAAAAATAGGGATGAGGGGCACCCGGTCAGGAACTTTAAGCTGAATGGCATCATTTACTCTTTTAAGTCTCTCTCCATATAATTGTTCAGGTGACTTATTCACACCAAACACCTCCACAATTTATGTACCAGAATCGTTACTTAACCCATTCCTGGCAAATCTTTACCCCTTCAGCGGCATTTACCGTGAAAGCATCCGCACCAATATGCCTGCAGGCATCTTCAGTTACCGGGCTGCCTCCCAGAATGATTTTAATCCCGTCACGCACGCCAGCGGCCGTTAAGGCATCAACCGTAGCTTTCATGGCGCCGAGAGTCAGCGTCAAAAGCCCGCTCATCCCTACGATCTGCGGCTTTATTTCTTTTACTTTTTCTATAAATACGCTGGAAGGAACATCAATACCCAAATCATAAACTTCAAAACCGGCTGCTTCCATCATGCCTCTAAAGATATTTTTGCCGATATCATGCAAGTCACCTTCAACAGTCCCTAAAACCATTTTGCCGATTTTTTCCGAGCTTGCCTCTCCAATCACCGGTTTTAAAATGCCCAGTGCGTTGTTTAGCAGCTCGCCGGCATAGATCAGATCGCCAACAAAATATTCGTTTTTCCCAAATAAATCACCAACAATAGCCATACCCTGCTGGCAAGCTCCGACCACACTATTGACCTCGGCTTCACTGGGATTTGAGGTAACGAATTCATTTAGCATTTTTTCCATTGATTCTCCGTCGAGATTACCTAAGGCCTGAGTCAATGCCTTTAAATCCATCTTTACATCCTCCCTGAATCAATCTTTCCAACCGGTTAAATCCAAACTGAGCACAAAAGTTTCGCGTTAAAAAGATAAGACAACACCTCCTCATCTCTCAACCCGATATTAACTTGTATTAATAAGTTGTGATTTAAAAATAGCTGCCCTTTGAATTTGGCAGTTTGCTGGTATATTTTTTTCAAGCAATAACTCAGATGTTTATAGATTTTCAACTTATTAATACAAGTATTATCAACTTAATTATAGTTGGGCCATTAGGATTGGTCAATCCTTTTTGTCGTTATTTTCTGACTTTATTGTTTCGTCTTGTTTCCTCTGTTGATCCACCCTTGACGGCAAAATAAGCAAGGCACTCTACGGAATTTAACGTAGAGTGCCTCCGATTTAGTGATTAACGGTTATTCCACCAGCCTGCCGTCGATAAACTGAACGGTTTTATCGGCAAATTCAATCGTAACGGTATGGGTAACCCCAGCCGGGGAATTCGGCCCCGGCAGCTCGCTCCCCATCGTAAACGTGGAACCGACGTCGTCAAAGGGATTATGGAATACCCATGTGGGACGGTAGCGCTGTCCCGTACCAATAACCTTATGATTTTCGTCATAGGTTATCTCGGGTGTATAGGAGCCGAGCAGGTCATGCCCGTTTTTCAGCTGAAAATGAATTTCCAGGTGATTGTCCTTAACCTCATAGGTCATATCCATGTCCTGAGAAGAGACGGAAAAGCCCACGGCAAACAGACTAATGAGAACAAGCAGACATACCACCACACTCCCCACCGCGACGGCGGCCCTGCGGATATAACTGATCCGCACTTTTTTCAGGCAGTCAACTTCCTTATCTCCGGCAATGGGGACCTCTTCCCTGATCTCACCTGCCATCTCACTATGAAAGGTCCGGCATTCTTCGCAGCCGGCCAGGTGTTTTTCGATTTCTTCGTTACTGGCTGTGCTGGCCAGGCCTTCAATATAGGTGGGCAACAGGTCCCGGATAATATCGCATTTCATACCCTTCTCCCCTTCATGATTTTTTGTTTTCCCCTGTAAAACGTGACCCGGGCCCAGGTTTCATCTTTATCCAAAATCTCCCCGATCTCACGGAAGCTGAATTCCCCCGTCAGCGTTTAACCCCTAAACCCGCTTATATCTTGAAACTATAAAAGCATAGCCAACCCACACCATTCCTAAAGTTCCATAGAGCCAAGCAGCGTTGCCGACTGCGGCCAGCAGTATCCCGAACATGCCGCTGCCCGCCGCAATCCCCATGTCCAAGGCGTTCTGCTGCAAAGAAAGGGCGGTCGTGCGTTCGTTCAATTCAGCTTTTTCGGTCATCCAGGCCATTAATACGGCGATGCTGCCAAAATAACCGGCCCCGGAAAACAATCCGGCGGGATAAAAGCAAAGAGGCACTTGCGGGATGATTGAGAACAGCACGATCCCG
Protein-coding regions in this window:
- a CDS encoding cobalamin B12-binding domain-containing protein, whose protein sequence is MDDKLIKAMAELDEKAVLKLVKEELSQGLEPLSILKQIQTGIEKVGELYEKGEYFIADLIMSGIIFNNVLKIEEMNLYTTESKKCKIGKVLLGTAKSDLHDIGKNVFGSMMKMAGFEVLDLGVDVAPETFVARIKEFRPQIVGISGVLIVALEGMKETVELITAAGLRDSVKIILGGTIVKNGVDFIGADAYTVDPSEGVKLCLDWFEA
- a CDS encoding GntR family transcriptional regulator, which encodes MKELLYIQLVDQLRKKIQMGVLKPGDMLPSENELSQEYQISRVTVRKSLSLLEQEGYTYSAPGKGYFVREPVTDKYILNFNEMNNAGGSATSSKLLEVNVVPPSTKMMYELQIPDDRYVIVIKRLLLAEGAPIAYDVKYLPYNRGLPLVEREIKYATFPELAGKKTSLFSIKKDLKICAKNASGEICTLLNVEEGHPLLVISQKLYTAENKVIGWGEIYYIAEFCELNAMWSFGQRLYDNG
- a CDS encoding cobalamin B12-binding domain-containing protein, giving the protein MDLKALTQALGNLDGESMEKMLNEFVTSNPSEAEVNSVVGACQQGMAIVGDLFGKNEYFVGDLIYAGELLNNALGILKPVIGEASSEKIGKMVLGTVEGDLHDIGKNIFRGMMEAAGFEVYDLGIDVPSSVFIEKVKEIKPQIVGMSGLLTLTLGAMKATVDALTAAGVRDGIKIILGGSPVTEDACRHIGADAFTVNAAEGVKICQEWVK
- a CDS encoding winged helix-turn-helix transcriptional regulator; its protein translation is MPCDKSCPIEHTVNLIGHKWKVLILRNLFNNGTQRFSDLSKGISKISQKMLTQQLRQLEVDGIIYRKVYPEVPPKVEYSLTALGNSLKPILDEMNSWGIEHLKQSQLDQHNNE
- a CDS encoding uroporphyrinogen decarboxylase family protein; translation: MNKSPEQLYGERLKRVNDAIQLKVPDRVPLIPIFQAFPFYHYGVTLEEAMNDYTKAAEAHDKLYTDFDPDLAWDNVLLYPAKVMELLDLKWFRWPGHGVRSNSMYQFLEGEYMKANEYEELISDPTNFIMSKWIPRSFGALEAFSNLSSMRDSLWLGWFSSFYPFSLPEVQKSLNTLMQASEELARWFGSIFEYRQKLKEKGFPAAWGAFAFAPFDMVADTLRGTVPALMDMRKHPEELLRAVEAMVPIAIESGINSAKTMGNPFVWIWLHKGVDDFMSDEQYKTFYWPSLRKLLMGLIDAGLTPMVYGEGSMNTRLEVLRDVPKGKVLYHFEHVDMFRAKEILGDVACISGNVPNSLLYFGTPQEVKDYCKKLIDVCGKDGGFMMDSGALIDEAKPENVKAMFEFTKEYGVYR
- a CDS encoding cupin domain-containing protein; translated protein: MNKINIGDILDFTTEKSARKAIFKEGRLDTGLLLYAPGQTTPDHKHSDIDEVFYVISGEGTITINNEEMRLKEKDIIFSPHGETHGFNNTSSANWVVLQIKIRD
- a CDS encoding zf-HC2 domain-containing protein; translation: MKCDIIRDLLPTYIEGLASTASNEEIEKHLAGCEECRTFHSEMAGEIREEVPIAGDKEVDCLKKVRISYIRRAAVAVGSVVVCLLVLISLFAVGFSVSSQDMDMTYEVKDNHLEIHFQLKNGHDLLGSYTPEITYDENHKVIGTGQRYRPTWVFHNPFDDVGSTFTMGSELPGPNSPAGVTHTVTIEFADKTVQFIDGRLVE
- a CDS encoding VOC family protein, translated to MFTRIDHVAFSVKDRQKSIDFYEKNFGFQKYYEHDVPGVPNLEKVVYLKLGDTVLEFEQWTQERENRGYHFCLISDDFDADYQKLKNAGIPVATEPHIPEPRTPQETGWKRVVFQGPDGELIEFRG
- a CDS encoding chemotaxis protein CheW; amino-acid sequence: MQVVVFKLNDQEFAFHIQSVKEIIKITTITHVPNARESVQGIINLRGMVTPIINLAERFGFKEKPTTEHSRIIILNIFESTVGVIVDSVSEVLMFKDEDVLAPGDEPLVLEKFIYGIGMLDDRLLILLKPEEILGGIPQVLEA
- a CDS encoding methyl-accepting chemotaxis protein → MKALQNLRVGTKIIALVMLMAIFLSVVGYTGYYNNLKSNDIINTLYTDKLRSISLLKEARAANRNIQGISYRLLTAPLTQTEYLELKNEMDALITQFNEIWTNYKQTNPDTYEQDMFPTFDSELEQYRTEREEALAIASAGNEEEGFRYFTREVTPHMEKLNSILLEISDYNDRTSKEMMDQANEDFKSSTRVIIIVLAAAVVLAIAVGTFIGRLISVPLNKVVTNVNEIARGNLTVEAVKLDTKDEIGILAQAVNQMAVNLKDLIKHVSVSAEQVASSSEELSASSEQQALATSQVATAIADVAAGTEKQSMAIDDTSMAIEQISAAIQQVAATSSEVAEQASNTSLAAQDGQKVIDQAIKQMNRIGHATDVTQGAVDKLAQGSRMIGEITDVISDIASQTNLLALNAAIEAARAGEQGRGFAVVAEEVRKLAEQSSKAANQIAELINENHLNINNAVTAMQTGNQDVKHGIEMVSSVGATFEQIAGSINQSVNSIQEVSASVEEMAGGSQQIVNAINQIDTISKQNLSQSQTVSAATEEQSASVEQISSSSQALAKMAQDLQLAVSKFSV